From one Trachemys scripta elegans isolate TJP31775 chromosome 14, CAS_Tse_1.0, whole genome shotgun sequence genomic stretch:
- the SUMO2 gene encoding small ubiquitin-related modifier 2, with protein sequence MADEKPKEGVKTENNDHINLKVAGQDGSVVQFKIKRHTPLSKLMKAYCERQGLSMRQIRFRFDGQPINETDTPAQLEMEDEDTIDVFQQQTGGVY encoded by the exons ATGGCCGACGAAAAGCCCAAG GAAGGAGTGAAGACTGAAAACAATGACCACATTAATCTGAAGGTGGCAGGGCAAGATGGGTCTGTGGTTCAGTTTAAGATTAAGAGGCACACGCCACTTAGTAAACTAATGAAAGCCTATTGTGAACGACAG GGTTTGTCAATGAGGCAAATCAGATTCCGGTTCGATGGGCAGCCAATCAATGAAACAGATACACCTGCACAg TTGGAAATGGAGGATGAAGATACAATTGATGTGTTCCAGCAGCAGACAGGAGGAGTCTACTAA
- the JPT1 gene encoding jupiter microtubule associated homolog 1 — protein sequence MTTTTTYKGVDPNGRNSSRVLRPPGGGSNFNLSFDLPKEQPVRRNKMASNIFGLPEENPISRGGSTGAMPGGVREDSEPSGPQRINASDANCGDFVDPKDGESGETFENIEADVEAAPGQSEEKTLPAAPVPSPVAPVPAPSRRNPPGGKSSLVLG from the exons ATGACCACCACGACCACCTACAAGGGCGTGGACCCCAACGGCAGGAACAGCTCCAG GGTACTGCGCCCTCCAGGTGGAGGTTCCAATTTCAACTTGAGCTTTGATTTGCCAAAAGAGCAGCCGGTGCGAAGGAACAAAATGGCATCCAACATCTTTGGTCTTCCTGAAGAGAATCCAATTTCTAGGGGTGGCTCAACAG GGGCCATGCCCGGAGGTGTCAGAGAAGATTCTGAACCATCTGGACCACAAAGGATAAACGCTTCTGATGCAAACTGTGGGGACTTTGTAGATCCAAAG GACGGGGAAAGTGGTGAAACTTTTG AAAACATTGAGGCTGACGTAGAAGCTGCTCCAGGCCAGAGTGAAGAAAAAaccctgcctgctgcacctgTTCCTAGTCCAGTAGCACCAGTACCTGCACCATCCAGGAGAAATCCACCTGGTGGAAAGTCCAGCCTAGTCCTCGGTTAA